From the genome of Cinclus cinclus chromosome 12, bCinCin1.1, whole genome shotgun sequence, one region includes:
- the CFAP100 gene encoding cilia- and flagella-associated protein 100, protein METHLVPSESIEDDEENPMKNPFKVPSDTELFSVRDKEIKKAQAEYEKRKTMKVHEKTTYSTKMKAKSSLRRALKREEEEEGRKEATCEERLKVLQEMLSRKLAMKKDYALDRETFHGYLQDRKQIFFLEYAIAVKRGEIEKMETIAKNEEKKLEKAERRMEKDTAMFDEFLKENHNSSVEALRIARRETSAKAKKISEIHGINTKIKKIQSDISRFEDTLQEYKMYRDILYQLSPRQWQEEHRKRHRKEKDTKPESGVKEGSALCPPAAEQARTNTAHSFSFMDIPSSLMFSENLDFGSRDVSPQLKQFLKPLLSRELSSLEDEESEISSDEDEEPELYFTNPEQLLIIFTEMLDEILSFILNSQDIAESWSKVQQTFITTRDSMEKELAVLKEQVNTLQDCVAKEEEKVADLKLKVQRFSSGEHEGDDQDKMLTSLNKKVLEVYSNCTGDNETNLPTVEMLKVIEKKLNDLLDSVERIPPAKIEKAVKAIRKEQRARLRGKKQKQAKQQQDEGLKRHMERSQVPEEKKNYKTMTLPSNPPARKENSQGNK, encoded by the exons ATGGAAACCCACCTTGTGCCATCAG aaagcatagaagatgatgaagaaaatccaatgaaaaatccatttaaagTCCCATCAGATACTGAACTTTTCTCAGTGAGGGACAAGGAAATTAAGAAGGCACAGGCG GAATACGAAAAGAGGAAGACTATGAAAGTCCATGAAAAGACCACTTACTCCACTAAAATGAAGGCAAAAAGCAGCCTGAGGAGAGCTTtgaaaagggaggaagaagaggagggcAGAAAAGAGGCGACATGTGAAGAGAGACTGAAAGTTCTTCAGGAGATGCTTTCACGGAAGTTAGCCATGAAAAAAG attatgCATTAGACAGGGAGACCTTCCATGGCTACCTACAGGACAGAAAGCAGATCTTTTTTCTTGAG TATGCCATTGCAGTAAAGCGAGGGGAGATTGAAAAGATGGAGACCATAGcaaagaatgaggaaaaaaaactggaaaaggctgagagaaggATGGAGAAGGACACTGCCATGTTTGATGAGTTCCTGAAGGAGAACCACAATAGCTCTGTTGAAGCACTGAGAAT AGCCAGAAGAGAAACCTcagcaaaagcaaagaaaatatcagAGATCCATGGAATCAAtaccaaaataaagaaaatccaAAG TGATATCTCCAGATTTGAGGACACTCTTCAGGAGTACAAGATGTACAGGGACATCCTCTACCAGCTATCTCCAAGACAGTGGCAGGAGGAGCAcagaaaaaggcacagaaaagaaaaagacacaaaaccAGAATCTGGAGTTAAGGAAGGAAGTGCTTTGTGTCcccctgctgcagagcagg CCAGGACAAACACTGCTCATAGCTTCAGTTTCATGGATATACCAAGTTCCCTgatgttttcagaaaatttggATTTCGGGTCACGTGATGTCAGCCCCCAGCTTAAACAATTCCTGAAGCCTCTTTTATCAAGAGAACT aAGTTCACTGGAGGATGAAGAAAGTGAAATCAGCTCGGATGAAGATGAG GAGCCTGAGCTCTATTTTACTAATCCTGAACAATTGCTGATTATTTTCACGGAGATGCTGGATGAGATCTTGTCCTTCATCCTGAACTCCCAAGATATTGCAGAGAGTTGGAGCAAGGTCCAGCAGACTTTCATCACCACACGTGACAGCAT GGAGAAGGAGTTGGCAGTGCTGAAAGAGCAGGTGAACACCCTCCAAGACTGTGTTGccaaggaagaagagaaagtaGCCGACCTGAAGCTCAAAGTTCAGCGCTTTTCCTCTGGAGAACACGAAGGCGATGACCAG GACAAAATGCTCACAAGCCTGAACAAGAAGGTGCTGGAAGTCTATTCCAACTGCACTGGAGACAACGAGACAAACCTGCCAACAGTAGAGATGTTAAAGGTAATAGAAAAAAAGCTCAATGATTTACTGGACAGCGTGGAGAGAATCCCACCTGCAAAGATAGAAAAGGCTGTGAAAGCCATAAGGAAGGAACAGAGGGCAAG GCTCAGagggaaaaagcagaaacaagcaaagcagcagcaggatgaagGATTGAAAAGGCACATGGAAAGATCTCAGgtacctgaagaaaaaaag aACTACAAGACAATGACCTTGCCTTCCAACCCACCTGCCAGGAAGGAGAACAGCCAAGGAAATAAGTAA